In Polypterus senegalus isolate Bchr_013 chromosome 12, ASM1683550v1, whole genome shotgun sequence, the following are encoded in one genomic region:
- the LOC120540134 gene encoding carcinoembryonic antigen-related cell adhesion molecule 5-like: protein MMEDTVVTLNCSAAAPCADENPSIRWGNLLNGNATQSETTRADGNKDVLSILTFRASFLHNKKTLTCIAQYTVGSVNKTAKETTALNVLYAPKKTSASSQAGGVLEGQSATLNCSSEANPPVGQYTWFRGNEETPIGTGRTLTFSQVTISQAGAYYCQARNTHRAETSPPVTLDVLYHPRNTSAVTNVHGVISAGTSVTLSCTSKANPPANYTWFKVDGPSDSPRGFRQELLIRKATQTDSGSYVCQAENQYGRENSTALTLEVMCA from the exons ATGATGGAGGACACAGTCGTAACTCTCAACTGCTCTGCTGCCGCTCCTTGTGCCGACGAGAATCCCTCCATCCGGTGGGGCAACCTTCTGAACGGGAATGCGACTCAGAGCGAGACCACCAGGGCTGATGGAAACAAAGACGTGCTGTCCATCCTGACTTTCAGAGCCTCCTTTCTTCACAACAAGAAGACCCTCACCTGCATAGCTCAGTACACCGTGGGGTCTGTGAACAAAACAGCAAAGGAGACCACAGCCCTTAATGTCCTCT ATGCACCCAAGAAGACCTCAGCTTCAAGTCAAGCTGGTGGAGTTTTAGAAGGTCAGTCTGCGACTCTGAACTGCAGCTCAGAAGCAAACCCACCGGTGGGCCAGTACACCTGGTTCAGAGGGAATGAAGAGACCCCGATAGGCACAGGACGAACTCTGACCTTCAGTCAAGTGACGATCAGTCAGGCCGGAGCGTATTACTGTCAGGCAAGAAACACACATAGAGCTGAGACGTCACCGCCTGTGACACTGGACGTGCTGT ATCATCCAAGAAACACGTCTGCTGTCACAAATGTTCATGGAGTGATATCAGCTGGCACGTCTGTGACACTGAGCTGCACCTCCAAGGCCAACCCACCTGCCAATTACACCTGGTTTAAGGTAGACGGACCCTCCGATTCACCCCGAGGATTCAGACAGGAGCTGCTCATCCGTAAAGCTACGCAAACCGACAGCGGGAGTTACGTCTGTCAGGCGGAGAATCAGTATGGACGAGAAAACTCGACAGCTTTGACCCTGGAGGTCATGT